In the genome of Coraliomargarita algicola, one region contains:
- a CDS encoding tetratricopeptide repeat protein, whose product MMATTRNNRLSRIQPILLLLASIWTLNLSAQEHISSAPQLSRNPLLTEAYQLLESGDSDGALEHFQEVLSEDQQDLSALLGQAMTYAELQRYDEAFASYDAIVQTHPRHAFAWNGRGLAAFNMEDFDTALSSFQQATAEQPINGFFYETLAWTQMCRGDFSQAAISAKTATLMYNRKNESSVYPQLIAYFAYLETGDLQNAQVALKYAQHNKPLNQWPSPVIDYLSDSIDAAELISYVTDSAQETEAHTYIGLKLRANHQNEAAKRHFNWVARHGDTRVFEYTLARALNIQNSVALLAP is encoded by the coding sequence ATGATGGCAACTACCAGAAACAACCGTCTCTCAAGAATACAGCCAATTCTACTCCTGCTGGCCAGTATATGGACACTCAACCTATCCGCGCAGGAGCACATTAGCAGCGCCCCACAACTCAGCCGCAATCCATTGCTGACTGAAGCCTATCAACTCTTAGAATCCGGAGATTCTGACGGCGCGCTGGAGCATTTCCAAGAAGTTCTCAGCGAGGATCAACAAGACCTATCCGCACTGCTAGGCCAGGCCATGACCTACGCCGAACTGCAACGCTACGACGAAGCCTTTGCCAGCTACGACGCAATCGTGCAAACACACCCACGCCATGCGTTTGCTTGGAACGGGCGCGGACTTGCCGCGTTTAACATGGAAGACTTCGACACCGCTCTCAGCTCTTTCCAGCAGGCCACTGCCGAGCAGCCCATCAATGGCTTCTTTTACGAAACGCTCGCATGGACACAAATGTGCCGTGGCGATTTCTCGCAGGCAGCAATCTCTGCCAAGACGGCCACCTTGATGTATAACAGGAAGAACGAGAGCTCCGTCTACCCGCAGCTGATCGCTTACTTTGCCTACTTAGAAACCGGCGACCTACAAAACGCGCAAGTGGCACTCAAATATGCACAACATAATAAGCCACTCAACCAATGGCCCTCGCCTGTCATTGATTACCTGAGCGACAGTATCGACGCCGCCGAACTCATCAGCTACGTGACCGACAGCGCACAGGAGACCGAAGCGCACACCTACATCGGCCTCAAACTACGGGCCAATCATCAAAACGAAGCGGCCAAGCGACATTTCAATTGGGTCGCTCGCCATGGCGACACCCGCGTGTTTGAATACACACTCGCACGCGCGCTCAACATCCAAAACAGTGTGGCACTCCTGGCTCCTTGA